One window of Mauremys mutica isolate MM-2020 ecotype Southern chromosome 6, ASM2049712v1, whole genome shotgun sequence genomic DNA carries:
- the LOC123373218 gene encoding uncharacterized protein LOC123373218, translating into MYQLKIQAEPPAQSGSDMRAQELKELLWSGGECNAALIRDGAFRQKQLARQLVEGGACKEQLMAGEQQPQLFQSGFEEKLAFQPEAEGTERRPKRLVRGPREAYRVMDAALQRAGELMVGKEEPGAERWQLPGDPDQEEIYWGCFYFFPWLRMWRKGKRVQP; encoded by the exons ATGTACCAGCTCAAGATCCAGGCGGAGCCGCCGGCCCAGTCGGGGTCTGACATGCGTGCCCAGGAGCTGAAGGAGCTGCTGTGGTCTGGGGGCGAATGCAACGCCGCCCTGATAAGAGATGGCGCCTTCCGG CAGAAGCAGCTGGCGCGACAGCTGGTGGAGGGAGGGGCGTGCAAGGAGCAGCTGatggcaggagagcagcag CCGCAACTCTTCCAGAGCGGTTTCGAGGAGAAGCTGGCGTTTCAGCCGGAGGCGGAGGGGACAGAGCGCCGCCCCAAG AGGCTGGTGCGTGGCCCACGGGAGGCCTATCGAGTGATGGACGCGGCTCTGCAGCGT GCAGGAGAGCTGATGGTGGGCAAGGAGGAGCCGGGGGCAGAGCGCTGGCAGCTGCCGGGGGACCCCGACCAGGAGGA GATCTACTGGGGCTGCTTTTACTTCTTTCCTTGGCTCCGGATGTGGAGGAAAGGGAAGCGGGTGCAGCCGTGA